From Mauremys reevesii isolate NIE-2019 linkage group 10, ASM1616193v1, whole genome shotgun sequence, the proteins below share one genomic window:
- the TMEM186 gene encoding transmembrane protein 186 isoform X2: MAGIFKIRTRLHLPPSFGQSLPRELSTRLWKKEDKCLPHCFGTHMFLQPQRWQPDSAYFYPGTGLAPYRCAGSLTSTNRVLEKSMPENKEQFKLVYKFPGIKYCRIFSRMKLLQTALTVVILPPVYHLYLQEQVSQGFVLYVTGTACFAAAMLYGISYFLRRMIGLMYLNEAGTMVKVAHLTFWGRKKEIYCPVESVMTLGDTGDAKNEVLLQFKQHNSTQVLYFTLKFGHIVDKQRFAQIFGVL, translated from the exons ATG GCTGGAATCTTCAAAATTAGGACTAGACTCCACTTGCCACCTTCCTTTGGGCAATCTCTACCAAGGGAGTTATCAACAAGATTGTGGAAAAAAGAAGATAAGTGCCTACCCCATTGCTTTGGGACCCATATGTTCTTACAGCCACAGAGATGGCAACCTGACAGTGCTTATTTTTATCCTGGGACAGGGCTGGCACCATACAGATGTGCTGGCAGCTTAACCTCCACCAACAGAGTCTTGGAAAAGTCAATGCCTGAGAACAAAGAACAGTTCAAACTGGTCTACAAGTTTCCAGGAATTAAATATTGTAGAATATTTTCAAGAATGAAGTTGCTACAGACTGCTCTAACCGTAGTCATCCTCCCACCTGTCTATCATCTCTATCTGCAGGAACAAGTTTCTCAGGGTTTTGTGTTGTATGTCACTGGCACTGCTTGCTTTGCTGCTGCAATGCTGTATGGTATAAGTTATTTTCTCAGACGAATGATTGGACTGATGTACTTAAATGAAGCTGGCACCATGGTAAAAGTGGCACACTTGACATTttggggaagaaagaaagaaatttatTGTCCAGTTGAAAGTGTGATGACCTTgggtgacactggagatgccaaGAATGAAGTACTGCTCCAGTTTAAACAGCATAATAGTACACAGGTTTTATATTTTACTCTAAAGTTTGGCCATATTGTGGATAAACAGAGGTTTGCCCAAATTTTTGGAGTATTGTAG
- the TMEM186 gene encoding transmembrane protein 186 isoform X1, producing MAHSGTGPAPPPSANTPPIKAGIFKIRTRLHLPPSFGQSLPRELSTRLWKKEDKCLPHCFGTHMFLQPQRWQPDSAYFYPGTGLAPYRCAGSLTSTNRVLEKSMPENKEQFKLVYKFPGIKYCRIFSRMKLLQTALTVVILPPVYHLYLQEQVSQGFVLYVTGTACFAAAMLYGISYFLRRMIGLMYLNEAGTMVKVAHLTFWGRKKEIYCPVESVMTLGDTGDAKNEVLLQFKQHNSTQVLYFTLKFGHIVDKQRFAQIFGVL from the exons atggCGCACAGCGGGacgggccccgccccgccccccagcgctaATACTCCGCCAATCAAG GCTGGAATCTTCAAAATTAGGACTAGACTCCACTTGCCACCTTCCTTTGGGCAATCTCTACCAAGGGAGTTATCAACAAGATTGTGGAAAAAAGAAGATAAGTGCCTACCCCATTGCTTTGGGACCCATATGTTCTTACAGCCACAGAGATGGCAACCTGACAGTGCTTATTTTTATCCTGGGACAGGGCTGGCACCATACAGATGTGCTGGCAGCTTAACCTCCACCAACAGAGTCTTGGAAAAGTCAATGCCTGAGAACAAAGAACAGTTCAAACTGGTCTACAAGTTTCCAGGAATTAAATATTGTAGAATATTTTCAAGAATGAAGTTGCTACAGACTGCTCTAACCGTAGTCATCCTCCCACCTGTCTATCATCTCTATCTGCAGGAACAAGTTTCTCAGGGTTTTGTGTTGTATGTCACTGGCACTGCTTGCTTTGCTGCTGCAATGCTGTATGGTATAAGTTATTTTCTCAGACGAATGATTGGACTGATGTACTTAAATGAAGCTGGCACCATGGTAAAAGTGGCACACTTGACATTttggggaagaaagaaagaaatttatTGTCCAGTTGAAAGTGTGATGACCTTgggtgacactggagatgccaaGAATGAAGTACTGCTCCAGTTTAAACAGCATAATAGTACACAGGTTTTATATTTTACTCTAAAGTTTGGCCATATTGTGGATAAACAGAGGTTTGCCCAAATTTTTGGAGTATTGTAG